The following proteins are co-located in the Poecile atricapillus isolate bPoeAtr1 chromosome 2, bPoeAtr1.hap1, whole genome shotgun sequence genome:
- the RALBP1 gene encoding ralA-binding protein 1 isoform X1, with the protein MTECFLPPTSSPSEHRRVEHSGGLARTPSSEEISPTKFPGLYRTGEPSPPHDSLHEPPDIVSDDEKEHGKKKGKFKKKEKRTEGYAAFQEDSSGDEAESPSKLKRSKGIHVFKKPSFSKKKEKDFKIKEKPKDEKHKEEKHKEDKHKEKKSKDLTAADVVKQWKEKKKKKKPIQETEIPQVDVPSHRPVFGIPLSDAVDRTMMYDGIRLPAVFRECIDYVEKYGMKCEGIYRVSGIKSKVDELKAAYDREESPNLEEYEPNTVASLLKQYLRELPENLLTKELMPRFEDACGKSTEAEKVQECQRLLKELPECNHLLISWLIVHMDHVIAKELETKMNIQNISIVLSPTVQISNRVLYVFFTHVQEFFGNVTLKQVTKPLRWSNMATMPALPETQESIKEEIRRQEFLLNCLHRDLQAGIKDLSKEERLWEVQRILTALKRKLREAKRQECETKIAQEIASLSKEDVSKEEMNENEEVINILLAQENEILTEQEELLAMEQFLRRQIASEKEEIDRLRAEIAEIQSRQQHGRSETEEYSSESESESEDEEELQVILEDLQRQNEELEIKNNHLNQAIHEEREAIIELRVQLRLLQRAKSEQQGQEEEEPEKRGAVSQQQRDTVLETKAAKEQPKASKEQQVKPSPSKDRKETPI; encoded by the exons ATGACCGAGTGCTTCCTGCCTCCCACTAGCAGCCCCAGTGAACACCGTCGGGTAGAACACAGTGGGGGACTTGCTCGTACTCCCAGCTCTGAAGAAATCagtcctacaaaattccctggATTGTACCGCACCGGTGAGCCTTCACCACCTCATGACAGCTTACATGAGCCTCCAGATATAGTATCTGATGATGAAAAGGAGcatgggaagaagaaaggaaaatttaagaaaaaagaaaaaagaa CGGAAGGTTATGCTGCTTTTCAAGAAGACAGTTCCGGTGATGAAGCTGAAAGTCCTTCCAAGTTGAAGCGGTCCAAGGGAATACACGTCTTCAAGAAACCCAGCTTTTCcaaaaagaaggagaaggattttaaaataaaagagaagccCAAAGATGAAaaacacaaggaagaaaaacataagGAAGAcaaacacaaagagaaaaaatcaaAAGACTTAACTGCAGCAGATGTTGTAAAACAgtggaaagagaagaagaaaaagaaaaagccaattCAAGAGACAGAGATACCTCAAGTGGATGTTCCAAGTCACAGACCCGTGTTTGGCATTCCTTTGTCTGATGCAGTAGACAGGACCATGATGTACGATGGCATCCGCCTGCCAGCAGTTTTCCGTGAATGTATAGATTATGTAGAGAAGTATGGCATGAAATGTGAAGGCATCTACAGAGTTTCAG GAATAAAATCAAAAGTTGACGAGTTGAAGGCAGCCTATGATCGCGAAGAATCTCCAAACCTGGAAGAATATGAGCCCAATACAGTCGCCAGCTTGCTCAAACAGTACCTACGGGAACTGCCCGAAAATCTGCTTACCAAAGAGCTCATGCCCCGCTTTGAAGACGCTTGTGGAAAGAGCACAGAAGCTGAGAAAGTTCAGGAGTGCCAGAGGCTGCTGAAAGAGCTGCCAGAGTGTAACCATCTCCTGATTTCTTGGCTGATTGTGCATATGGACCATGTTATTGCAAAGGAATTGGAAACAAAAATGAACATCCAGAATATTTCTATAGTGCTCAGCCCTACTGTCCAG ATCAGCAACCGTGTCCTATATGTGTTTTTCACACATGTTCAAGAGTTCTTTGGAAATGTGACCCTCAAGCAGGTGACAAAACCTCTTCGCTGGTCAAATATGGCAACAATGCCAGCACTTCCAGAAACACAAGAGAGCATCAAAGAAGAAATCAGGCGACAG GAGTTCCTTCTGAACTGTTTACACAGAGACTTGCAGGCAGGGATAAAAGACTTATCCAAAGAAGAGAGACTCTGGGAGGTGCAGAGAATCTTAACAGCTCTTAAGAGGAAACTAAGAGAAGCTAAGAGACAG GAGTGTGAAACAAAGATTGCACAAGAAATTGCTAGCCTTTCAAAGGAGGATGTCTCCAAAGAAGAAATGAATGAGAACGAAGAAGTTATAAATATTCTGCTTGCACAG GAGAATGAGATTTTAACAGAACAAGAAGAGCTGCTGGCCATGGAGCAGTTTCTGCGGAGACAGATCGCCTCTGAGAAGGAAGAAATAGATCGGCTCCGAGCAGAAATAGCTGAAATACAAAG TCGCCAGCAGCATGGCCGCAGTGAAACCGAGGAATACTCTTCTGAGAGTGAAAGTGAGAGtgaagatgaggaggagctgcaggtcaTCCTGGAGGATTTGCAGAGACAGAACGAGGAACTGGAG ATCAAGAACAATCACCTGAACCAAGCGATTCACGAGGAGCGTGAGGCCATCATTGAGCTGCGGGTGCAGCTCCGCCTGCTGCAGCGTGCAAAATCCgagcagcaggggcaggaggaagaggagccgGAAAAGCGCGGGGCCGTTTCTCAGCAGCAGAGAGACACTGTCCTGGAGACAAAAGCAGCCAAAGAGCAGCCAAAAGCAAGCAAGGAGCAGCAAGTCAAGCCATCGCCAAgtaaagacaggaaagaaaccCCAATTTGA
- the RALBP1 gene encoding ralA-binding protein 1 isoform X2, with protein sequence MDIAIMTEGYAAFQEDSSGDEAESPSKLKRSKGIHVFKKPSFSKKKEKDFKIKEKPKDEKHKEEKHKEDKHKEKKSKDLTAADVVKQWKEKKKKKKPIQETEIPQVDVPSHRPVFGIPLSDAVDRTMMYDGIRLPAVFRECIDYVEKYGMKCEGIYRVSGIKSKVDELKAAYDREESPNLEEYEPNTVASLLKQYLRELPENLLTKELMPRFEDACGKSTEAEKVQECQRLLKELPECNHLLISWLIVHMDHVIAKELETKMNIQNISIVLSPTVQISNRVLYVFFTHVQEFFGNVTLKQVTKPLRWSNMATMPALPETQESIKEEIRRQEFLLNCLHRDLQAGIKDLSKEERLWEVQRILTALKRKLREAKRQECETKIAQEIASLSKEDVSKEEMNENEEVINILLAQENEILTEQEELLAMEQFLRRQIASEKEEIDRLRAEIAEIQSRQQHGRSETEEYSSESESESEDEEELQVILEDLQRQNEELEIKNNHLNQAIHEEREAIIELRVQLRLLQRAKSEQQGQEEEEPEKRGAVSQQQRDTVLETKAAKEQPKASKEQQVKPSPSKDRKETPI encoded by the exons ATGGACATTGCCATTATGA CGGAAGGTTATGCTGCTTTTCAAGAAGACAGTTCCGGTGATGAAGCTGAAAGTCCTTCCAAGTTGAAGCGGTCCAAGGGAATACACGTCTTCAAGAAACCCAGCTTTTCcaaaaagaaggagaaggattttaaaataaaagagaagccCAAAGATGAAaaacacaaggaagaaaaacataagGAAGAcaaacacaaagagaaaaaatcaaAAGACTTAACTGCAGCAGATGTTGTAAAACAgtggaaagagaagaagaaaaagaaaaagccaattCAAGAGACAGAGATACCTCAAGTGGATGTTCCAAGTCACAGACCCGTGTTTGGCATTCCTTTGTCTGATGCAGTAGACAGGACCATGATGTACGATGGCATCCGCCTGCCAGCAGTTTTCCGTGAATGTATAGATTATGTAGAGAAGTATGGCATGAAATGTGAAGGCATCTACAGAGTTTCAG GAATAAAATCAAAAGTTGACGAGTTGAAGGCAGCCTATGATCGCGAAGAATCTCCAAACCTGGAAGAATATGAGCCCAATACAGTCGCCAGCTTGCTCAAACAGTACCTACGGGAACTGCCCGAAAATCTGCTTACCAAAGAGCTCATGCCCCGCTTTGAAGACGCTTGTGGAAAGAGCACAGAAGCTGAGAAAGTTCAGGAGTGCCAGAGGCTGCTGAAAGAGCTGCCAGAGTGTAACCATCTCCTGATTTCTTGGCTGATTGTGCATATGGACCATGTTATTGCAAAGGAATTGGAAACAAAAATGAACATCCAGAATATTTCTATAGTGCTCAGCCCTACTGTCCAG ATCAGCAACCGTGTCCTATATGTGTTTTTCACACATGTTCAAGAGTTCTTTGGAAATGTGACCCTCAAGCAGGTGACAAAACCTCTTCGCTGGTCAAATATGGCAACAATGCCAGCACTTCCAGAAACACAAGAGAGCATCAAAGAAGAAATCAGGCGACAG GAGTTCCTTCTGAACTGTTTACACAGAGACTTGCAGGCAGGGATAAAAGACTTATCCAAAGAAGAGAGACTCTGGGAGGTGCAGAGAATCTTAACAGCTCTTAAGAGGAAACTAAGAGAAGCTAAGAGACAG GAGTGTGAAACAAAGATTGCACAAGAAATTGCTAGCCTTTCAAAGGAGGATGTCTCCAAAGAAGAAATGAATGAGAACGAAGAAGTTATAAATATTCTGCTTGCACAG GAGAATGAGATTTTAACAGAACAAGAAGAGCTGCTGGCCATGGAGCAGTTTCTGCGGAGACAGATCGCCTCTGAGAAGGAAGAAATAGATCGGCTCCGAGCAGAAATAGCTGAAATACAAAG TCGCCAGCAGCATGGCCGCAGTGAAACCGAGGAATACTCTTCTGAGAGTGAAAGTGAGAGtgaagatgaggaggagctgcaggtcaTCCTGGAGGATTTGCAGAGACAGAACGAGGAACTGGAG ATCAAGAACAATCACCTGAACCAAGCGATTCACGAGGAGCGTGAGGCCATCATTGAGCTGCGGGTGCAGCTCCGCCTGCTGCAGCGTGCAAAATCCgagcagcaggggcaggaggaagaggagccgGAAAAGCGCGGGGCCGTTTCTCAGCAGCAGAGAGACACTGTCCTGGAGACAAAAGCAGCCAAAGAGCAGCCAAAAGCAAGCAAGGAGCAGCAAGTCAAGCCATCGCCAAgtaaagacaggaaagaaaccCCAATTTGA